GATCTGTGACCACTGAAGAAGACAGTCTAGTTGTAGCCAAAAGCTTCCCTGTAAGTTTTGCTTTAATCCAAATCTCAAAGTTTTATGTTAATCGCTGAGCTAACGTTTTGGTATATTATCTTTAAAAGGTTTGTGATGATCGGCACTCGGAGATCATCCCTTGCTTAGACAGGAACTTCATCTACCAGATGAGGTTGAAGCTGGATCTGTCTCTTATGGAACATTACGAACGTCATTGTCCTCCTCCCGAAAGAAAGTTCAACTGTTTGATTCCTCCTCCATCTGGCTACAAGGTCCCTATCAAGTGGCCTAAGAGCAGAGATGAAGTGTGGCAAGCAAACATACCTCACACTCACCTCGCTAAAGAGAAGTCTGATCAGAACTGGATGGTTGTCAAAGGAGATAAAATCAATTTTCCAGGTGGTGGCACTCATTTCCATTATGGAGCTGATAAGTACATTGCATCCATTGCAAATGTAAGCCTCTTAAATTTTCATTAATGATAATATGCAAATGTTCTAAACATCGCACTAAAAAATATCCATTATAGTCATAGTCgaaatgattttcttaaaatttgatttatgtGATTCAAATCTGTTTAAACCGTTCTAAATCGGTTAAAATTAATCTAAATCGATTTGTTTAATCAAGCAATCATGTTAgtgaaattttataaatttattcaattatttatatattttatttaataattcatcaaaataattttataaatagacacacacaaaaataaaatatttaatataggTATGTGATTCTAATGGCTTCTTGTGACTTGTAGATGCTTAACTTCTCCAACGATGTATTAAACGACGAAGGGAGGTTAAGAACGGTTCTTGACGTTGGATGCGGAGTCGCCAGTTTCGGAGCTTACCTCCTCTCCTCTGATATAATCGCAATGTCCCTAGCTCCCAACGACGTTCACCAGAACCAAATCCAGTTTGCGTTAGAGAGAGGCATCCCTGCTTACCTCGGCGTCTTAGGCACCAAGAGGCTTCCATACCCGAGCAGATCGTTCGAGCTAGCTCACTGCTCTCGGTGCAGGATCGACTGGCTTCAGAGAGACGGCATCCTTCTCCTCGAGCTCGACCGTGTGCTGAGACCTGGAGGCTACTTCGCTTATTCTTCCCCTGAGGCTTACGCGCAAGACGAAGAGGATTTGAGGATTTGGAAGGAGATGAGCGCTCTTGTTGAGAGAATGTGCTGGATAATCGCTGCTAAGAGAAACCAAACTGTTGTTTGGCAGAAACCGTTGAGTAATGACTGTTACTTGGAGAGAGAGCCTGGGACGCAGCCTCCTCTTTGTCGCTCGGATGCTGATCCTGATGCGGTCTATGGTGTGTCGATGGAGGCTTGCATCACTCCTTACTCCAAGCGTAAGTATGCTTAGCATTTAGTTTTATCAAGGCATGCGgtttcggtttagtttggttcggtttggttaataCGGTTTTTGGTTAGTTTTATTCAATATAGACTTTATTGAATTAATCTGAAATAAAGTTTGGCTTGGTATACGGGTTAGTTCGGTTTTTCCGTCAGTTcgattcaaaataaattttactaaattaatCTGAAAGGTTCGGTATACAGTTAGTTCGCTTTTTGAAAATCCAACCAAAGTTTTTGattcgatttggtttggttcggttcggtttaaaatCCCATGTGTACTTTTACAGTTGGTTTCTGTTAGTAACTAGTCGTTGggttctgtttttgttttgtgaatACAGACGACCATAAGACCAAGGGAAGTGGTTTAGCTCCATGGCCAGCTAGGATGACTTCTCCTCCTCCCCGTCTGGCGGACTTTGGTTATTCAACCCATACGTTTGAGAAAGACACGGTACTACTACAACCACCAGTCAATCTTGATATAGATTCTTATAGAAGCAAAGAAACTAAAACCATATTGTTTTTTGTATGtgctttgttttgtttgcaGGAACTTTGGAAACAGCAAGTGGACAGTTACTGGAACCTAATGTCGTCAAAAGTTAAAGCAAACACAGTGAGGAACATAATGGACATGAAAGCACACATGGGTTCTTTCGCAGCTGCTCTCAAAGACAAAGACGTGTGGGTTATGAACGTTGTCTCTCCCGACGGTCCCAACACTCTTAAACTCATCTACGACCGCGGTTTAATCGGAACTAATCATAactggtaaaaaaaaatactctgcaaacgtttatttttaaaacaataattgtTCACATTTTTTTCACcattcctttattttttttgtgtgtaggTGTGAGGCTTTCTCTACATACCCGAGAACATACGATCTCTTGCACGCGTGGACTGTTTTCTCAGACATTAAAAGCAAAGGATGCAGCGCAGAGGATCTGTTGATTGAGATGGATAGGATTCTTAGACCCACGGGGTTTGTCATCATCAGAGATAAGGAGAGCGTTGTTGAATCGATCAAGAAGTATATGAAAGCTTTGCATTGGGAGGTTGTGGCGTCGGAGAAAGTAACCGCAGGTTCGGAGCTTGACCAGGAGAGCGAAGATGGTGAGAGCAATGTCGTTTTTATCGTCCAGAAGAAACTGTGGCTCACCAGTGAAAGCCTTAGGGACACTGAGTAATCACAAAATCAGAAGTGAAgaggaaataaaaaagaaagaaattgtTTTATTCCCACATGTTTTTATGTAGTTTTTATTTCGATTTGTAACACATAagcaatattatataattaattattgaaATTAATCATTACTTTATTGTTTCaaaatgattaatatttttaacagcatttttcattttaatgtattttattaaataaaataatggtaaattataaaatttaaagaaattagttgtatattaattttttaatctgaTTGGAAAATTAtgagaaatttaattataaaataaatatatttataattaaaatctaatatatacaaaaattccaaaacttatatttttcaaatgaactaggtgttttgcccgcatatgcgggcataaatttcttataaatacttattagtttatgtcttattaatctaaaaccaacataataaattattatttatgtttttaaatagttaaatcaaacatcaaatatttatatatgtcaaatactttttatcaaatatatacttattattgtgttaagtttttttaaaacactcatatcttagagatagtttagaaaaatatatttatattttttggttgactgatatttaataataaattgttttgtatcttaatttttttaacttttataataaaaatattgttttcagataggcataaaaataatatatatagaagaattatctttttgataattctaaaatattattttgtaatcaattatttaatatagcatataacatataaactttatatcattaaattagtgaatagttagaaactaataataaattaataacctatctaaaagtctaaaacctaataaaaatatgacaaataagaaaagttaatatagcatataaatttaatattaataaaataaaattcgtttttctttatatagaatattcatcaagactattattttaaattaatgatttattgACTCagttcaaaacaaataatacatcaatgataatttagtttaaacttaataaaaatatgacaaataagcaaaattagctaaaatcatggaaaacatgacaagtaagcaaaattacttcataaataatagtatagatagatgaagTATATTTGAACTTTgttgaaattctaaaatatcttaGTGCATTACACTGGAAAATACTTTGAATACCGACCAAAGCaagaaagaaaatagaaaaactaaacaaattATTCGCTTATTACTGTTTCAACACTTTAATATAGAAGATACAAGCCAAGGCATCCAATTCCAAACACTAAATACGTAATTACCATAAGTCCATAAGCAAGCATTGGactgggcgttcggatacccattcgggtttcggtttagtctattcgggtttcgggttttcggagtcaaagatttcagccccattcgaatatttctaaattttggttcgggttcggttcagatctttgcgggttcggttcgggttcgaataacccatttaaaatatttttaaatttttaaaattcattatatactttaaattttcaaaatctataaaaaaaaaaatatattacatataaattttcataacatatatgtcaaaataccttaatttaacatataaattagttttctttgaatatttggataaataatcaatagatatttaactatttttggtattttcagtatactttagctattttaaacatttatttttgattatttacatatatttttcgagtattttggaaaacttaaaagtatcttatatatttttaatatttaatatacattatatataaaaataatgtatatatttaagtatataaatttatttcggatatatccgggtacccaaaatacttcggtttggatcgggttcggtttcggttctttaaataccaaaattttgaacccgtttggatatttaatcaattttggttcgagttcagtgctactttttcggatcggtttcggttcggtttttcgggttcggattatTTGTCCAGCACTAAGCAATCACTATAAATGATGGACCTATTgttgatttttatattatttaacgGAGAATCAATCAACACTGTGTAATAATGCCAAAAGGTGAAAAgggataaattaaaaaaaaaaagaaaaaaattaggtAAAAGAACTTTGTTTCTTCTATTACCATGTGTGGGGAGAGAAGAGATAGATACAAATCTCTTTTTGATATGTCTGAATAAAgattattttccaaaaaaaaaaagtccagCTCTCCTCTATCCGTATCATCAgttttcttcgtcttctctcTGTCCTGCaagatcatattttttttttcttttctaaacaCTGTTTCTGATCTAAAGACAAAAGTCTGAAGCTTGGTTTCGTAAGATAAAAGGGTTATCTCAGTTTGGTTGTAAAGTAGATTACTTTTGGGGTTATATCGATTCTTTGATTCATTTTATCAATTCGATCGGAGATTAAAGGTTACTTAGAGCACACAAGTTCTTCATTGAATTGAATTGGGGTTTTAGATACACAGATTAAACGAAAAAGGTTACTTTTTTGATTGGAGATTATGGATCGAGTGGTTGGTGGCAAGTTCAAGCTTGGTCGAAAGCTTGGAAGTGGATCCTTTGGTGAAATCTTTCTAGGTCTCTGCTTCTTTGTTACATTGTTTTGTCTTCCTCTTAtaaccttttgtttcttcttcttctgaattTTGgctttttggttttggttcagGGGTGAATGTACAAAGTGGAGAAGAAGTTGCTGTTAAGCTCGTAAGTTGTAATAATGCTTCAAAGGTTTAATGAAAAAATCTGCTTCTTCTCATCTTTGTGTTGGTTGTTGATATAATATGACAGGAACCTCTTAGAAGTAGGCATCCTCAGCTTCATTACGAGTCAAAGATTTATATGTTTCTCCAAGGAGGATGTATGTTTTCATTcactcttgatttttttttgaaatcataATACAATCTTCTTtcttatgtttatatatataattgtgtGATCAAAGCTGGTATACCTCACCTTAAATGGTTTGGGGTTGAGGGTGAATACAACTGTATGGTGATCGACCTTCTTGGTCCTAGTCTCGAGGAGTTTTTCAACTACTGCAGCCGATCTTTCTCTCTAAAGACCGTTCTAATGCTCGCTGATCAGATGGTAACActattacttttaatttttaaaaaagtatatttGATTGCATTGTACTAACACtgttatacttttattttttattttttaattctgCTAGATAAACAGAGTGGAGTATATGCATGTGAGAGGCTTTCTTCATCGTGATATTAAGCCAGATAACTTTTTGATGGGTGTTCGCCGCAAAGCAAACcaagttagttttttttttcccccTCCAAATGACTACTGTGGCAACTTTCTTACATCTTTGTGTTTTATTCATTTTGCAAGGTTTACATCATTGACTATGGCCTAGCGAAGAAGTATAGAGATcttcaaacacacaaacatattCCTTACAGGTAACAAACATCCTTTGTCTCTCCTCGTGATGTAGTTATGGATTCCACTTGGCTAATCTTCTGAAGCGTTGCTTCTCAGAGAAAACAAGAATCTTACAGGAACAGCTCGATATGCAAGTGTTAACACCCATCTTGGAATTGGttagtttcttctcttttttttttttttcttgcttctCTCATGAATGCATGAACGAACGAACGAACTTGAGAGACTTGACACTTGCATCAGTATCCTAATATAAACATATCTCCTACACAGAGCAAAGCAGGAGGGATGATCTAGAGTCTCTTGGCTATATGCTTATGTATTTTCTTCGAGGAaggtaataaaaaaatttgataaacctATTATTTATAGCTGTCAGTCACTGATGACCCTTCACgtctgttttttgtttgtttcagccTTCCTTGGCAAGGCCTTCGTGCAGGAACCAAAAAGGAAAAGTATGACAGGATTAGTGAAAAGAAAAGACTTACACCAGTCGAGGTTATTATTGCTGCTTCCCTCCTTTcccattttcaaaaaaaaaattgaattcaaAAAAGTTCTGAAAGTACAACATAATCGTCTTTTGGCAGGTCCTCTGTAAAAACTATCCACCTGAGTTCACGTCGTATTTCCTCTACGTGCGTTCATTACGGTTTGAAGACAAACCAGATTATTCCTACTTGAAGAGGCTTTTCCGAGACCTATTCATCCGAGAAGGTCTGTACATATGTTTATagaattttagcaaaaaaaaaaaaaaagaaatactcAAGAAACTGCTTTGCTACAGGTTATCAGTTCGACTATGTATTTGATTGGACTATCTTGAAGTATCCGCAGTTCGGTTCCAGCTCCAGCTCCAGTTCCTCTTCCAAGCCAAGAGTAAGTCCCACCATTGTAAAGCTCTATATATATGATCAGAATCGTTAGTTAGAGAGTATCAACAACATTCTCACGCTTTTCCTCTGTTCACAATAGCCGAGCCTAAGACCAGCTCTGAAAATTCCACCACCATCTGCTGAGAAAGCCGTTAAGCCTTCAAGTAAGCCTTCAAGTAAGCCTTCAAGCCGTTACATATACCCAAAATGTGTTTAGTTGTTGAAGAAACGTTAAGAGTTTTAACTAAATGTTCTCTGAATAAAATACGCAGCTGGGAAAGAGACTCGTGATAGATACTCGAGTGTTTTCGAGGCGTACACCAGAAGAACTGGCTCAGGAAGCGGCCTTCAAGTTGATCGGTCTAGTAGACCAAGAACCTCAGAGAATGTTCTTGCGTCTAGAGAAACGGTTACTCATCATCATATACCTCTCTCTTTTTTGCTGTTTGGTAACCTGAAGATGTTTgacttttatgttttttgttgAACCAGCTGAACCAGGAGAGACCAATcacttcatcatcatctagGAACCAGAGTTCTTCGAGAAAAGCAGTTGCTGGGTCAAGTGTTCGTGCTACTTCTTCTGCTGATTTCGCAGAGAACCGAACCAGCAGCAGCAGACTCGTCCCAAGCAATGCTCGGTCCTCCACAACTCAGAGGACACAGTTTGTGCCTTCTTCCTCCTCAAAGGCTGCACCACCATCGAGAATTCCTCCTGACGTTACACTCGAGTTCCTCACTCTTGGGAACGGGAAGAGGAAGTGATGgatgatataaattatttatccaTCTTTGTTTGACGAGTTATATTACTACCTGTTATTCTCGAACATGTTTTATTAGAGCCGTATAAACAACAACCCACTCAATAATCATCATACACAAAAGTTGGAAATATTTATACCTTATATTATTTTGCTCTGTTCTTAAATTATACTCTcacttttgtttgtattatttatCCAATTTACATTGTATTAGTGGAATAATTTACAAAGTTTCTACTAAAATCATATGACTGGGTCAATTTTTGGAAAAACATTGTTGTCCACTTTAACATTattactagatcatgacccgcgcgaccgcgcggattttttttttttttttttttaacatataacatatattctataatagttgATACAATTTGGAATTTGTCCTTTTCACATAAtgtgattttatataattttgagtttatctaaaacatattgtttaagaacaatgttaaaactgtttttcctattaataatttttgattggtgtattagagatataaagtgaaacctctataaattaataatgttgggactataccaaaactataattttttattaatttatagagattattaatttatcgagatactaattgaaccaaaaactcaatttgagactatgaaattatactaatttatagagatattaatttataaattattaatttaaagatgttatactgtaACTGTATAgtgaaaacactaatataatatcaaccaatacgatttggttttgacattgtgctttttgggatttttttctaaaagttttgtgaatgtccaatgatgaatacgaagacaagtacttgtacacacattttagtgggagaaaatgaatattttctaacctattaagtcagatataataaatacaaaatctctTGACATCGAGATTTTATGTATaatagaataaacttggagaagagggttttccatattcatgatttttcaaatctgataatttgattatgaatatttgattgtaaccgagatTTCAGACATAGTAGActcaacttggtgaagaggttttcCAATAATCGTTTTTtaagtataaattgatgtttctgctatttaagtaagaatatacgttagtatattatatttagtgtatattcaaagCAAACATCGATTATTTGAACCTCTAAGAAAATGTGTTCtgatatctttattattgagtttcaaaagttctgtatcaagctatttaaaattttaagattcatgagtatttgattccaaataattgtttttaattaaaaggggttttgtgtttaagataattatagtttaatgaTGGGAGGAGACGTGTTCttaagttatttggttaattgaatcaattgtTTAGGAAATAACCAGACCAAAAAagtcaaaattgtataatgacTGGCTAAGGATTCGTGTAAAAAAAAGGATTCATgtaatatttgtatctttttgtcaacctactcagtttaagtttgtataagttgatgaaaaaaaaggattagcgaaatatttgtattttttttgtcaacctactcgtgtaatatttatatttttaataacatgtgtaatatttacttttgtttctatctatttatttttttatttttaagaacttagactcgtgttatatttatattggagacatttattgtattcatttgactataaaaAGGAGAgggattattatatttttactatgatataatataaatatgataatgtaagtatactctaacgaaaagaacatatattttgtttaatagatgcatagacatagatcttatagtggagttaaatgatagatagttgatattaaactctttaaggaaacatttaaatgaaaggttagactaagaataataatgtgatgtccaatttaaaaatccacctagaagaagttataatgtttctgttttaataagatagatattttagTAGTATAACATtcctgtgacaaaaaaaaacattcctAGAAATTAATCTGTGGAATAGAATCACAAGTACAGTTTACCATTTTGAATATAAGACTGTGTTTTTACTCATGGCTTACATACTTGCTAATTAGTttcgaatcaaattttaaaatgttaagtCACATCTTCATGATCTATGACTTTTTATATATTGGATTTGTTTTCTGTATTATTTTCATGAAGTTTATACCCTTCTAGTCGTGAGTTCAATGGCAAATAATTAGTTTGAAATAAATAACAGCAAAAATTGATAGAAGACCAGGAACAAAGAAttcatttttgttaatatttaccTAAACAACTAATTACGATTTACCAAAAGCAAATTAGAATACAGATGAGCAATTAAGAAATGTATTCTctgaaaagaaacaagaaatccaagaaccaaaacaaaacaaaagaaatttaaaatttccaaGAGTGTTGACTTCCTTCCAAAAATTGATAACATTTATTACCCACATTAATATTGCAATGTTTGACTTCCTTATATGATTAGACATATGTGTGA
This is a stretch of genomic DNA from Raphanus sativus cultivar WK10039 unplaced genomic scaffold, ASM80110v3 Scaffold0027, whole genome shotgun sequence. It encodes these proteins:
- the LOC130500742 gene encoding probable methyltransferase PMT8; translated protein: VTTEEDSLVVAKSFPVCDDRHSEIIPCLDRNFIYQMRLKLDLSLMEHYERHCPPPERKFNCLIPPPSGYKVPIKWPKSRDEVWQANIPHTHLAKEKSDQNWMVVKGDKINFPGGGTHFHYGADKYIASIANMLNFSNDVLNDEGRLRTVLDVGCGVASFGAYLLSSDIIAMSLAPNDVHQNQIQFALERGIPAYLGVLGTKRLPYPSRSFELAHCSRCRIDWLQRDGILLLELDRVLRPGGYFAYSSPEAYAQDEEDLRIWKEMSALVERMCWIIAAKRNQTVVWQKPLSNDCYLEREPGTQPPLCRSDADPDAVYGVSMEACITPYSKHDHKTKGSGLAPWPARMTSPPPRLADFGYSTHTFEKDTELWKQQVDSYWNLMSSKVKANTVRNIMDMKAHMGSFAAALKDKDVWVMNVVSPDGPNTLKLIYDRGLIGTNHNWCEAFSTYPRTYDLLHAWTVFSDIKSKGCSAEDLLIEMDRILRPTGFVIIRDKESVVESIKKYMKALHWEVVASEKVTAGSELDQESEDGESNVVFIVQKKLWLTSESLRDTE
- the LOC108814319 gene encoding casein kinase 1-like protein 13 isoform X2; this translates as MDRVVGGKFKLGRKLGSGSFGEIFLGVNVQSGEEVAVKLEPLRSRHPQLHYESKIYMFLQGGSGIPHLKWFGVEGEYNCMVIDLLGPSLEEFFNYCSRSFSLKTVLMLADQMINRVEYMHVRGFLHRDIKPDNFLMGVRRKANQVYIIDYGLAKKYRDLQTHKHIPYRENKNLTGTARYASVNTHLGIEQSRRDDLESLGYMLMYFLRGSLPWQGLRAGTKKEKYDRISEKKRLTPVEVLCKNYPPEFTSYFLYVRSLRFEDKPDYSYLKRLFRDLFIREGYQFDYVFDWTILKYPQFGSSSSSSSSSKPRPSLRPALKIPPPSAEKAVKPSTGKETRDRYSSVFEAYTRRTGSGSGLQVDRSSRPRTSENVLASRETLNQERPITSSSSRNQSSSRKAVAGSSVRATSSADFAENRTSSSRLVPSNARSSTTQRTQFVPSSSSKAAPPSRIPPDVTLEFLTLGNGKRK
- the LOC108814319 gene encoding casein kinase 1-like protein 13 isoform X1, with the translated sequence MDRVVGGKFKLGRKLGSGSFGEIFLGVNVQSGEEVAVKLEPLRSRHPQLHYESKIYMFLQGGSGIPHLKWFGVEGEYNCMVIDLLGPSLEEFFNYCSRSFSLKTVLMLADQMINRVEYMHVRGFLHRDIKPDNFLMGVRRKANQVYIIDYGLAKKYRDLQTHKHIPYRENKNLTGTARYASVNTHLGIEQSRRDDLESLGYMLMYFLRGSLPWQGLRAGTKKEKYDRISEKKRLTPVEVLCKNYPPEFTSYFLYVRSLRFEDKPDYSYLKRLFRDLFIREGYQFDYVFDWTILKYPQFGSSSSSSSSSKPRPSLRPALKIPPPSAEKAVKPSSKPSTGKETRDRYSSVFEAYTRRTGSGSGLQVDRSSRPRTSENVLASRETLNQERPITSSSSRNQSSSRKAVAGSSVRATSSADFAENRTSSSRLVPSNARSSTTQRTQFVPSSSSKAAPPSRIPPDVTLEFLTLGNGKRK